The nucleotide window TTTcagatcaaaatgaaaagtattacCAACTTATAAAATCAAACGTATTGTTCAACTATCCAACGGGTTGTAAAATTGGGAAAACTGAGCTCCACTCGACGAGCTGCAGCTAACATATAATACACGATATGGCATCAATCATTAGTCAAATATTAGAGGCCATGCATAGTCGTCATTTAACGTCTTATTTTTAAACATAATTTGCACCTAATACTTCCGCACTGTTCCTTAACTAACTTGTTGAGTTTATTGTGAATGGCACTTTATTATTTCCAACTGAATAATCAGAATATTTCGTCCAAcaccatttcttttttaatggaaaatcaTCCTCTGTGAAGTCACAAACAAGGTGGCTGTTCGTTCAAAGCAGTGGTTTATAAAAGATGACCAGATGTCCTTGAAGCGAGGTTGATGTCCATCCTTTTAACTGATATTAAACTGAGAAATTTGGAATAAGATGCCATCCGCTGTAAGCGGAAAGAAAAGATCCCGCCTTCCACTGTCGGAACCTTATCGGCGTGACGTCGGCGGAAGTAAAAACACTCCATGTGCTGAATGCATTCTTACGTTGAACTAACTGGAATACTTATTGTTATCGTAGTAGCTTTATTAAGCTACATAATCACTGAATTTGTGATTTAATAACAATGTCTTCAGTTCACTATTTGAGACTTTGTCAACCCTCGGCTAACTGCactaaaatccaataaaaagaaGTGAGTTCTGTTTGGCCAGTGTGCTGATAAATGTCACTATTGATCTGGAGTCACTGGGTCAGGTCACACAGTAACTGCTGTTCCCCTTCTTCACCTTCTTGTGCTTGACTGCTTTGTGTCCTTTCTCTGACACCTGTCTTCACAAATTTTGAGCTCAGAAAAGTAGATGAAACTTTTGAAAAAGCACGTTCAAtacaaatatgtatatataataaaCAATGAGATCAAGTGTGCTAATGAGGcaaatttattcatttttttcattaactCAGCATGACGATATTGAACAAGACagtattttaaaaagtaatataCTGAAGTAAGGTATGTATAATGtttccatacacacacattatacacatTATTCATATAAGGTCCCCAGGAACGCCGAGGGGTTGAACACGAGGGCTGGAGGTGAGCTAACGTCCTCCTCCTGCcaacactgagagagaagaTGACGCTGAATCCAGAGTCAATATCCAACTTAAAACTGACTTCACCATCAGTCAATCAATGGTCTTGCAGAAGTGTGGCCACGCACCAGCGTGAGCTCTTCTCATGTGGACCGCCAACTCAACTCTCACTCTGAAACCTTCCCCACGTTCAGCAAGCGTACGCTCTCTCACCGGTGTGGACTGACCTGTGACTTTTCAACTGTGACAGCCGGCAGAATGTCTTCTGACAGGTAATGCAAGTgtacggcttctcacctgtgtggattctgACATGACCTTTCAAGTTACTGCTGGATTTGAAATCTTTCCCACACGTGTTGCAAGTGTATggtctctcacctgtgtggactGACATGTGACTTTTCAAGTGTGACAGCCGGCAGAATCTCTTCCGACAGGTAATGCAAGTgtacggcttctcacctgtgtgaatTATGACATGGCTTTTCAAGTTACTGCTGGATTTGAAATCTTTCCCACACGTGTTGCAAATGTATggtctctcacctgtgtggactGACATGTGTCTTTTCAACTGTGACAGCTGGCAGAATCTCTTCCGACAGGTGTTGCAAATgtacggcttctcacctgtgtggattctgACATGGTTTTTTAAAGTTGATGAGAAACTGAATCTTTTCCCGCAGGTCTTGCAGAGGTACGGCTTCTCACCCGTGTGGACTGCTAAGTGTGTGTTCAATATTGACGCTTGTGTAAATCTTTTCCCGCAGGTCTTGCACAGgtacggcttctcacctgtgtggattctcatgTGGACGTTCAAGTTACCTCTGGATTTGAAATCTTTCCCACAGGTGTTGCAAGAATACGGCGTCTCGCCTGTGTGGATTCTGACATGCTTTTTCAATGCTGATGAGTAACAGAATCTTTTCCCGCAGGTCTTGCAGAGGTgcggcttctcacctgtgtggattcttAAATGGGCGTTCAACACTGACGCTTGACTGAATCTTTTTCCACAGGTGTCACAAGAATACggtctctcacctgtgtggctTCTCATGTGTATATTTAACTTGGATTGAAACTTAAAAGTCTTTCCACATGCGTCACATTTGAAAGACTTTTTACCTGTGTGAGCATCACAGTTCATCTCTGACAGGTTAGAGTTAGATGCATCActcctgtgtctttctctcttctgacGTCTTTCCTTTGGCTGTGGCTCTGCATCTTCAGTTGATCCTGACTCTCcactcctgcctcctctctgatctcGGCTCTCAGCTACATCAGAGCTGTGACGGACGAGCTGGTGGTCATTTTTTGGATCTGGTTCATTGTGATCCTTTTCATCAGAAGTCGGAGTCAACGTGAAGGTTTCAGTCTCCTGCTTCAGAAcaagcagctgctcctcctgctcctcattaATCTGTGGAGGCTCTGGGTCCTCTCGGTCCACACTGGAGCTCCtctcctgaacacacagctgctgatcacagtgAACCTCCTCCTCCGTAcagacatgttgctgtgggAGCTCTGGAGGGACACACAACAAAAGGAAGAGATACTACTGtgatggagaagagaaacaTGGAGACATGCGAGCTAACTAGCATACATTTAACCAACTGGGATTATATTGAGTAGAAGAAGAATTCTCTGTCCCCTGTGTTATgacaataatttgtttttacacaCCTATCCTGTGTAACTTTACTTCAGGTTTCCAAACGATATCCAGCAGTTTGCGCTGACGATCAATCTCTTCCTCGTACTCGACGACAGTTTTTGTAAAAACTGCCAATATttcttgagcagcagcagttagccGCTCGTTGACAAACTCTCTCAAATGCTCCACTGAAGACATTGTTGTTTAATAACAAATTCAACAATTAGCTGCGCTACAGCGACGACAATCAGTCCTCCAGTTCACTCCTTATTGCTTGTTGTGTTTACTTCCGCTGTGTGTCACACTGTTAAGGTCCGACTGTGGACAGTTTcagatcaaaatgaaaagtattacCAACTCATAAAATCAAACGTATTGTTAAACTATCCAACGGGTTGTAAAATTGGGAAAACTGAGCTCCGCTCGACGAGCTGCAACTAACAAATATTACACGATATGGCATCAATCATTAGAGTCAAATATTAGAGGCCATGCATAGTCGTCATTTAAGGTCTTATTTTTAAACAGAATTTGCAAATAATACTTCCGTACTGTTCCTTAACTAACTTGTTGAGTGTATTGTGAATGGCACTTTATTATTTCCAACTGAATAATCAGAATACTTCGTCCAAcaccatttcttttttaatgtaaaatcatTGTCTGTGAAGTCACAAACAAGGTGGCTGTTCGTTCAAAGCAGTGGTTTATAAAAGATGACCAGATGTCCTTGAAGCGAGGTTGATGTCCATCCTTTTAactgatattaaactgataagttTGGAATAAGATGCCATCCGCTGTAAGCGGAAAGAAAAGCTCCCGCCCTCCACTGTCGGAACCTTATCGGCGTGACGTCGGCGGAAGTAAAAACACTACATGTTCCATATTGCTGCATTTTTACGTTGAACTAACGGGAATACCAATTGTAATCGTAGTAGCTGTATGAAGCTACATAATCATTGAATTTGTGATTTAACAACAATGTCTTCAGTGGAGCATTTGAGAGAGTTTGTCAACGAGCggctaactgctgctgctcaagaaATATTGGCAGTTTTTACAAAAACTATCGTCGAGTACGAGGAAGAGATCGATCGTCAGCGCAAACTGCTGGATATCGTTTGGAAACCTGAAGTAAAGTTACACAGAATAGGTGTGTAAAAACGACTTATTGTCATAACACAGGGGACAGAGAATTCTTCTTCTACTCAATATAATCCCAGTTGGTTAAATGTATGCTAGTTAGCTCGCATGTCTCCAtgtttctcttctccatcaCAGTAGTATCTCTTCCTTTTGTTGTGTGTCCCTCCAGAGCTcccacagcaacatgtctgTACGGAGGAGGAGGTTcactgtgatcagcagctgtgtgttcaggagaGGAGCTCCAGTGTGGACCGAGAGGACCCAGAGCCTCCACAGattaaagaggagcaggaggagcagctgcttgTTCTGAAGCAGGAGACTGAAACCTTCATGTTGACTCCGACTTATGATGAAAACCATCACAATGAACCTGATCCAAAAAATGACCACCAGCTCGTCCATCACAGCTCTGATGTAGCTGAGAGCCgagatcagagaggaggcaggagtgGAGAGTCAGGATCAACTGAAGatgcagagccagagccagaggaaagacgtcagaagagagaaagacacaggagTGATGCATCTAACTCTAACTTGTCAGAGATGAACTGTGACGCTCACACAGGTAAAAAGTCTGTCAAATGTGACGCATGTGGAAAGACTTTTAAGTGTCAATCCAAGCTAAATATACACATGAGAagccacacaggtgagagaccGTATTCTTGTGACACCTGTGGAAAAAGATTCAGTCAAGCGTCAGTGTTGAACGCCCATTTaagaatccacacaggtgagaagccatATTCTTGTGACACCTGTGGGAAAGAGTTCAGACTTAGCAGCATCTTGAACGTCCACATGAGAatgcacacaggtgagaagccgtacCTCTGCAAGATCTGTAGGAAGAGATTCTGTCGGATGCCAGACTTGAAGAGGCACATGTcgatccacacaggtgagaaaccATATTCTTGCAAAACGTGCGGGAGAGATTTCAGACTTAACAGTAACTTGAAAGTCCACATGAGGatgcacacaggtgagaagccgtacCTCTGCAAGATCTGTAGGAAGAGATTCTGTCGGATGCCAGACTTGAAAAGACACATATcaatccacacaggtgagagagcaTACACCTGTAAAATTTGTGGGAAAGATTTCAGAGTGAGCAGTGAGTTGACGGTCCACGTGAGAAGAGCCCACACCGGTGAGAGACCGTACCTTTGCAAGACCTGCGGGAAAAGATACTTTAACGCATCTCATTTGTCGAGGCACATGAGATCACATACGGGCAAGTAGCCTTGTGTTTTCCAAGAGCTCGCTTCTCGAGGTTCACGatcaaaacacagaggaacTGGCAGACGTGAGGAGCTGCATCGTTGCAGCACTCGTGGGAAAACGGTTCCTCAGATCACTTGCTGAGGATTAACACTTTGTGCACAGGAGACACCATGGAGCTGAAACTCCTGTGGAGAATGTGTCCAACGTCCCCTTGAGACAAGGTCACACTGTGTTTTTGAGATGCACCCACTTCCAACAGCGCTGTCAAGTGTTACTGAATTAATCTTGTTGTTTTTTGCCTCATATTTCTGTCCGCAGCAGCGTTTCTCGCCCCATAATCTATGGAGCCCCTAAAGGGacatggggaaaaaagaaagaaaaaaaggaaaacaagcagaaaaaaaagtttcttgTCACCATGACGACGGATCAAGTGCGTTCCAGAAACATATCACGTCAGGCTCAGGTATCTCATCTGATCTTCGTGATTTTAAGAAACCACGCAGGTCCactcctgcagccttcctgggCTCCGGAAGCTACAGCTAACGGAGCAGTGTATTCTGAATACCGGAAATGCTATGTCGTGCTAACGTGATAATTAACTTGTGTGCTCGTGATCCGTCGTCATGGTGACCAGAAAcctttttatttctgcttgttttgccttttttttttttcttctttttttttcttcttcatgtccctTTAgggcaggggtgggcaacctgttccacaaagacCGCTGtagctgcaggtcttctttccaaccaagcaagag belongs to Chaetodon trifascialis isolate fChaTrf1 chromosome 23, fChaTrf1.hap1, whole genome shotgun sequence and includes:
- the LOC139351374 gene encoding zinc finger protein 121-like, whose amino-acid sequence is MSSVEHLREFVNERLTAAAQEILAVFTKTIVEYEEEIDRQRKLLDIVWKPEVKLHRIELPQQHVCTEEEVHCDQQLCVQERSSSVDREDPEPPQIKEEQEEQLLVLKQETETFMLTPTYDENHHNEPDPKNDHQLVHHSSDVAESRDQRGGRSGESGSTEDAEPEPEERRQKRERHRSDASNSNLSEMNCDAHTGKKSVKCDACGKTFKCQSKLNIHMRSHTGERPYSCDTCGKRFSQASVLNAHLRIHTGEKPYSCDTCGKEFRLSSILNVHMRMHTGEKPYLCKICRKRFCRMPDLKRHMSIHTGEKPYSCKTCGRDFRLNSNLKVHMRMHTGEKPYLCKICRKRFCRMPDLKRHISIHTGERAYTCKICGKDFRVSSELTVHVRRAHTGERPYLCKTCGKRYFNASHLSRHMRSHTGK